The DNA region GTCGGCACCGACAGGAGGCGCGCCAGGAGCGCCACCTCCACTGAGACGTCGACGACCAGGAGGGCAGGGTCGGCCCGCTCCGCCCAGGCGGCGATGCGCGCCGTCCGCGCGCGAACGCCCGGATGATGGAGCGGCGCGTAGTGCAGGGCCTCGGGCCGCTCGGTCGCGCGGTCCTGGCCGTCGAAGGCCGCGTCGCCGAGGGGGCGGTCGTCGGGCAGGTCGACGGTGTCGAGGCCGGCGGTGTCGAACCCGGCGAGGGTCCCGAGGATCGTGCAGGGCCGGTTCAGGGCACCGGCGACGGCCCGGGCCCGCTGGAGATGGCCGGCGCCCTGGTGATGGACGTACCAGCCGATGCCGCGGGTCACGCGGCGTCCCTCAGGGACGACGCGAGGGCGTCGAGATCGGCGACCGCCTGGTCGAGGGCGCAGTCCCGCGCCGGCGGGCTGCGCGATTCGAGGATCCGGTCGGCCCGCTCCACGAAGGCGATGTCGTTCGGGCAGGCCCCGACGGCGGCGAGGTCGTCAGCGTCGAGACCGAGCCGCGCGCAGGCCGCGGCGCGGGCCTGCGGGTCGAGGTGGAAGGCTCGGCGCAGGGCCGCGCGGCGCAGGATCAGCGCCCGCCAGTGGGCGGCCTCCGGCAGCAGGTAGGCCTCCCCGTCGAGGACTCGGGTCCGGCGCAGCATCTCGGTGGCCATCCCGCCCGAGACCCGACCCTGGTGGCGGGCCGAGACCAGAACCTGCACGTCCGGGCAGTGGCGCAGGCGCGCACCGTTGGCGCGCAGCAGCCCGACGAGGGCGTTGTCCTCGCCGCAGGGCAGCGCCGGCAGCCCACCCACCGCCCGGTACAGGATCGCGGGCACGGCGAGGCTCGCGCCGGTATGGTCGCCGTGGCGGGGGGCGGGATCGTAGGGCGGCGGGTCGAGCAGGTCCTCCAGGCGTCGGACGCCGGACCAGTAGCGCTCGATGCGCGCGTGCAGGTCCGTCAGGGCGGGGTCCGGCGTGCCGTCGTCGTCGATCACCAGCCGGCCGCCGACGATGTCCGCGGACTCGAGAGCGCGGAGATTGGCCGCGACCCACTCGGCCGGCAGGCGGGCATCCGCGTCGGTGGTCAGGAGGACGCCGTCCGGCTCACCGTCGGCCTCCAGCCAGTCGGCCCCGGCATCGAGCGCCATGCGCCGGGCCGTGCCGACATGGGCGTCCGCGCCGCCGAGCTCGACCGCGATCAGCCGGAGGGTCAGCGTCGCGAGGATGCCCGAGGCCTCGACGTCCCGCACCGCCTGGACGGTCCCGTCCGTGCAGTTGTTGGCCAGCACCACGACGCGCAGGGGCGCCCGCGCCGAGACGCCGTTCTGCGCGGCCAGGGACGCGAGCAGGCGGGGCAGGCGCTCGGCCTCGTTCCGGGCGGGGATGCAGACGACGCAGGGCGGTGGGGCCGGGTGGTCGGCGTCGGTGATCATGGCAGGTCTCCCGTGGCACCCTCGTGCACCGCGGAGGTCGGGGGCGGCCCGTCGTGCCGCCGGGCTCCGGGCTCGGGTGCGGATTGCGGCGCGCGGATCCGCGCCGTTCAGCCGCGTCCTCCGGCGACGCGCAGGGCCGGCCGCGCCCGCTCGGCGCAGCGCGCGATCACGGAGTCGTAGGCTTCAAGGTAGCGCCCGGTCATGGCGGCAGCGTCGTAGAGCGCCTCGGCGCGGTCGCGGCAGGCCCGGCGCGACAGGCCGGCGGCTTCCCGGATCGCCACCGAGAGATCCTGCGGATCGTCCGGGCGCCCGAGGCGGCCGCAGGACGCGTCCAGGATGTTGGGCATGGCGCCGCGGCGGAACGCCGCCACCGGGGTGCCGCAGGCGAGCGCCTCCGCCACGACGAGGCCGAAGGGCTCCTCCCAGCGCGGCGAGACGATCGCCACGCGGGCCCGGCCGAGATGGTGGGCGAGGTCCCGGTGGGAGAGATGACCGAGATGCGTCAGGTCCGGACCGAGGCGCGGGGCGATCTCGGCGGCCCAGTAGCCGGGATTGAGCTTGGGACCCGCGAAGGTCAGCGGCAGCCCGGCGGCGCGGGCCGCGTCGATCGCCAGGTGCAGCCCCTTCTCGGGCACGATCCGGCCCGACCAGAAGGCGAAGGGCGGATCGTCGGCAGCGTCCGAGAACGCGAAGGTCGAGAGGTCCACGCCGTTGTCGACCACCTGGGCGCCGGGCACGAGATGCGCCCATTCCTGCGCCAGGGACGGCGAGACCGCCAGGAAGGCCATGTCGGGATCGGCCTGGACCACGCCGCCGACCAGGGACTCGAAGGGCGGCGTGTGCAGCACGGTCACCCAGGGCAGGCCGAGGCGCGTGCTCTCGCACAGCGGCAGGGCGTGCAGCGAGTTGTTGTGGACGAGATCGAACCCGCCGGCCGCGACCATCTCCATCATGCGCCGGTAGGCATCGTGCTCGGCCCGGTCGATCGCCTCCTCGCGCTCCGGATCGAGGAGCGCGTCCCCGGTGGGATCGCACAGCATCACCGGGTCGAGCGTCGGGTCGGACCCGCGGCTGGCGAACAGCGTGACGTCGTGCCCGTGCCGCTTCAGCGCGACGGTCAGGAGATGCGTGTGCATCTCCAGGCCGCCGGCATAGGGCTGGCCGATCGGGTATTTCAGATGTGCGAGGACAGCGATCTTCACGCGCGCACCGAGTCCGGTTGGGTGGGGATTTCTGCCGCCCGCAGCGGCGCGAAAGGACTTCTTTCCGCGGCGAGGGTGGCGGGGATCATGCCGAATATTTCTTCAACAAGCGTTGCGTTGACGGGGTCTGAGCGACGACGGACGCGACGCTTGCCGGCTTCCTAAGCGCGGCGGCCTGAACCATTGATGATCGAGATCCGTGGGTGGCCGTTCACGCCGCGGCGCGGCGCCCCCGGGATGCCCCTGAGGCCCGCGGTCGCGGAGCCGGGAGCGGCCTGTTAGGCTGCGCGGCCGCGCCGGCCGTGGCGTCGTCAGGGGAGGGGTGTCGATGGGGCTTCCGTTCGGGCTGAGCGTGTTCGCCGTGGGCGTGGCGGCGCTGGCGATCATCACCCTGGCCGCGGGCGTGAAGATCGTGCCCCAGGGCTACGTCTACACGGTGGAGCGCTTCGGCCGCTACGCCCGCACCCTCGACGCCGGCCTCGGCCTGATCACGCCCTTCGTCGAGCGCGTCGGCCGCAAGGTCAACGTGATGGAGCAGGTCATCGACGTGCCGAGCCAGCAGGCCTTCACCCGCGACAACGCCGGCGTCACCATCGACGCCGTGGTGTTCTACCAAGTCCTCGACGCGGCGCGCGCCTCCTACGAGGTCTCGAGCCTCGACCTCGCCGCCACGACCCTGACCATGACCAACATCCGCACCGTGGTCGGCTCGATGGATCTCGACCAGCTCCTCGCCCACCGCGACGAGATCAACGAGCGCCTGCTCCGGGTGATGGACGCGGCGGCCTCGCCCTGGGGCGTCAAGATCAACCGGATCGAGATCAAGGACATCGTGCTCCCGGCCGATCTCGCCGGGGCCATGGCCCGCCAGATGAAGGCCGAGCGCGAGAAGCGCGCCTCGATCCTGGAGGCAGAGGGGCAGCGCGCCGCCGAGATCCTGCGGGCCGAGGGGCGCAAGCAGTCGGCGATCCTCGAGGCGGAGGGCCGGCGCGAGGCCGCCTTCCGCGACGCGGAGGCGCGGGAGCGCTCCGCCGAGGCCGAGGCGGCGGCGACCGGCATGGTCAGCCGGGCGATCGCCGAGGGCGACATCGCGGCGGCGAACTTCCTCGTGGCCGAGAAGTACGTCGACGCGGTGCGGGCGATCGCCACCGCGCCGAACCAGCGCGTCGTGGTGGTCCCGATCGAGGCGGCGGCCCTGGCCGGCACCCTCGGCGGCATCGGCGAGCTCACCCGCTCGGTCTTCGGCGACGGCGCCGCGGCGCCCCGGCGCGCGGGGAGCCCGCCGAACGTCGCGCCGCCGCGGGCCTGACGCCGGTGACGCTCGATTCCCTCGCCGCGACCCTCGGGGCCCTCGGGGCGGCCTGGAGCTGGGTGATCGCCGGCCTCGTGCTGGCCGGTGCCGAGATCCTGCTGCCCGGCGTGTTCCTGATCTGGCTGGGCCTCGCCGCCGTCGCGACGGGCCTCGCCGCCGCGGCGCTGCCCATGCCCTGGCAGGGCCAGACCCTGCTGTTCGCCGGTCTCGCCGTCGCCCTGGTGGCGCTCGCGACGCGCCTCCAGCGGCGCGGCAAGGGCGCCGGGCCGGACCTGAACCGGGCCGACCGGGGCCTGATCGGGCGCGAGGGCGTGCTCGACGAGCCGATCGTGCGGGGCGCCGGCCGGATCCGCTTCGACGACACGCTGTGGCGGGTCGAGGGGCCCGACCTGCCGGCGGGCCGCCGGGTGCGCGTCACCGGGATCGGCGGCACGGTCCTGCGGGTGGAGGCGGCCTGAGGGCCTCGCCCACCGATCGAGCCTTCTTCGCGCCTACCCGAACGCCCCGACCTCGTGCTGGATCATCCCCGAGATCTCCCGCACCTGATCGAACATCCGGCGGATCGGCAGGAACAGGTTGGCGTGCTCGGACTCGTAGGTGCCGACGTCGCGCGGGCCGGCCGGCTCGCCGAAGTTGAGGCCCAGCGTCGGATCCGGCGTGACCGGGAAGATCGCGTCGAGGAGCTTCAGGCAGCCGTCGATGTCCAGCCGCAGGAAACGCTCCAGCAGCTGCTCGCGGGAGATGCCCGCCTGCGGCCGGAAGCCCGGGATGTGCACCGCCAGGAACCAGATCCGGTGGATCAGCGCGAGGCGCAGGGCGTGGAGCAGCGTCAGCCGCGCCGACATGGCGGGCAGGTCCGGGGCGGCCGCGCTCAGGGCGAGCCAGTCCCGGGTCAGGCGCCCGAACAGGTTCCGCAGCGCGGGGGCGAGGTCGAGGCGCTCCAGCGCGCCCGAGATCACCACCAGCTCGTCCCGGCGGAAATCCTTCTGGGTGCGCCGCGCCCGCTCCAGCCACACGGCCGGGTCGAGGGTGTCGATATAGGCCCGCAGGACGTCGAGGTCGCCGACCGAGGCGGCGTGCTGGACCAGCCGGAAGGCCCGGGAGAAGCGCACCGAATCGCGCCGCATGTCGCGGAACAGGTCGGGGCCGCGCTGGGCCGCCCGGCCGATCCCGTGGAGGGAGTTCGCCAGGAAGCCGAGCTGGTGCAGGATCGCGTTGTTGGGGATCGCCCGCATCTGGCGCGGATGGGTGATCCGCGCCGGGCCGCCATTGTCGGTCTGGCGCGCCACCGGGCGCGACCCGGTCCGGTCGATCAGGCTCGGGCCGAAGGTGCCGAGGAGCGCCGCGTAGCCCGGGTCGTCGACCAGCGCCTCCATGTCCTGGCGGGCAGCGGTGAAGAACTCGAGGGCGAAATCCGGCTCGGCGTAGATCGGATCGACCTTGCCGTCGGAGGCCTTGGGCCGGTCGTTCAGGGCGTAGTCCGGGAACGAATCCTCCTCCGTCACGTCGAGCGCGTAGACGTGCTCGGCGATGCGGGCGACGCTGGCGCGCGCCAGCGCCTCGGTGCCGTACAGCAGGTAACCGTCGGTGCCCTGGAAGCTCGATTCGAGGCGGATCCGGATGCCGGCCTTCCGGGCGCGGTCCCGCGCATCCTCGGGGGCGAGGTAGGCGAGCCGGTCGCGCAGGGAGGTCGGATGAGCGCCGCGCCCAATCGACTCGCCGTGCGTGTCGAAGATCGCGAGCTCGACGTCGGACAGGCCGTTCTGGACCAGCATCTCGGTGATGCGCAGCCGCAGCCGCTCGATCCAGAAGGTCGCCGCCAGCTGGCCGACGTAGCGGCCCGAATCCGAGTAGCCGAACTGCACGGTGAGCCGGCCGATGCGCTTCAAATACTGGCGCCAGTGCGGGTTGCGCAGGGCGTCGTCGAGCACCCGGATGCCCTGCTCCAGCGCGCTCGCCGTCTCGAACAGCGGCGTGATCTCCAGCTTGTCGGCGATGCCGTAGTGGCGCGCGAGCCAGAGGGCCGCGAGCAGGGTGTAGCCGGTCTCGGTCTCGGCGATGAGGAAGCGCACCGGATGGGTGCCGTCCACGTGCTTGAGGATCTGGGCGATCGTCATCATCAGCCGCGCCGCCGAGGCCCGCTCGGCCGCGAGCGCC from Methylobacterium sp. NMS14P includes:
- a CDS encoding glycosyltransferase, with translation MITDADHPAPPPCVVCIPARNEAERLPRLLASLAAQNGVSARAPLRVVVLANNCTDGTVQAVRDVEASGILATLTLRLIAVELGGADAHVGTARRMALDAGADWLEADGEPDGVLLTTDADARLPAEWVAANLRALESADIVGGRLVIDDDGTPDPALTDLHARIERYWSGVRRLEDLLDPPPYDPAPRHGDHTGASLAVPAILYRAVGGLPALPCGEDNALVGLLRANGARLRHCPDVQVLVSARHQGRVSGGMATEMLRRTRVLDGEAYLLPEAAHWRALILRRAALRRAFHLDPQARAAACARLGLDADDLAAVGACPNDIAFVERADRILESRSPPARDCALDQAVADLDALASSLRDAA
- a CDS encoding glycosyltransferase family 4 protein codes for the protein MKIAVLAHLKYPIGQPYAGGLEMHTHLLTVALKRHGHDVTLFASRGSDPTLDPVMLCDPTGDALLDPEREEAIDRAEHDAYRRMMEMVAAGGFDLVHNNSLHALPLCESTRLGLPWVTVLHTPPFESLVGGVVQADPDMAFLAVSPSLAQEWAHLVPGAQVVDNGVDLSTFAFSDAADDPPFAFWSGRIVPEKGLHLAIDAARAAGLPLTFAGPKLNPGYWAAEIAPRLGPDLTHLGHLSHRDLAHHLGRARVAIVSPRWEEPFGLVVAEALACGTPVAAFRRGAMPNILDASCGRLGRPDDPQDLSVAIREAAGLSRRACRDRAEALYDAAAMTGRYLEAYDSVIARCAERARPALRVAGGRG
- a CDS encoding SPFH domain-containing protein, with translation MGLPFGLSVFAVGVAALAIITLAAGVKIVPQGYVYTVERFGRYARTLDAGLGLITPFVERVGRKVNVMEQVIDVPSQQAFTRDNAGVTIDAVVFYQVLDAARASYEVSSLDLAATTLTMTNIRTVVGSMDLDQLLAHRDEINERLLRVMDAAASPWGVKINRIEIKDIVLPADLAGAMARQMKAEREKRASILEAEGQRAAEILRAEGRKQSAILEAEGRREAAFRDAEARERSAEAEAAATGMVSRAIAEGDIAAANFLVAEKYVDAVRAIATAPNQRVVVVPIEAAALAGTLGGIGELTRSVFGDGAAAPRRAGSPPNVAPPRA
- a CDS encoding NfeD family protein; translation: MTLDSLAATLGALGAAWSWVIAGLVLAGAEILLPGVFLIWLGLAAVATGLAAAALPMPWQGQTLLFAGLAVALVALATRLQRRGKGAGPDLNRADRGLIGREGVLDEPIVRGAGRIRFDDTLWRVEGPDLPAGRRVRVTGIGGTVLRVEAA
- a CDS encoding phosphoenolpyruvate carboxylase produces the protein MQHEPSREPEELEAHLLGLIEAARDQAREDPFRNPVLAVTLAITRRFDRNEISAGDLDGLFVRLRGSALAARAERLRGYVGLDAGPEDPQAGIPARLVAAAPDRPDSVETFAALIHRTAFAVVFTAHPTFGMPRAVAGLLAEAASLPDARDRAGLIARAAALSTRPDAPITLDVEFEQACAAANNGRLALDAFNGALLDAARARWPDRWTELTPRPFAIASWVGCDTDGRTDIGWWDTLRYRLISKRMQFDRVMRDLPEIPACREVRSLAENALAAVNRQLTVAPRLGDQPSLEAVHRFALALIIERERAQTDAGTLVAALTTALETAADAADQRRIAVLRAGVATHGLSNALPHFRLNASQIHNAVRRVIDLEGEPTDAARRRSHLATIHTLLNDVRPVAVDFGALAAERASAARLMMTIAQILKHVDGTHPVRFLIAETETGYTLLAALWLARHYGIADKLEITPLFETASALEQGIRVLDDALRNPHWRQYLKRIGRLTVQFGYSDSGRYVGQLAATFWIERLRLRITEMLVQNGLSDVELAIFDTHGESIGRGAHPTSLRDRLAYLAPEDARDRARKAGIRIRLESSFQGTDGYLLYGTEALARASVARIAEHVYALDVTEEDSFPDYALNDRPKASDGKVDPIYAEPDFALEFFTAARQDMEALVDDPGYAALLGTFGPSLIDRTGSRPVARQTDNGGPARITHPRQMRAIPNNAILHQLGFLANSLHGIGRAAQRGPDLFRDMRRDSVRFSRAFRLVQHAASVGDLDVLRAYIDTLDPAVWLERARRTQKDFRRDELVVISGALERLDLAPALRNLFGRLTRDWLALSAAAPDLPAMSARLTLLHALRLALIHRIWFLAVHIPGFRPQAGISREQLLERFLRLDIDGCLKLLDAIFPVTPDPTLGLNFGEPAGPRDVGTYESEHANLFLPIRRMFDQVREISGMIQHEVGAFG